A single window of Desulfomicrobium macestii DNA harbors:
- a CDS encoding ATP-binding cassette domain-containing protein codes for MSSTTPLIQLRNISKAFGGREILRGATLDIQRNEITAIIGKSGGGKSVLVKHIIGLITADSGEIIFDGLPYSTMKRKDFSAIKNRCSYMFQNNALFDSMTVFENIALPLREKFKLGKKDLEDKVRARIEQLELTEVAQMYPKQISGGMQKRVALARALVTEPEIIFFDEPTTGLDPIRKKTVFSMIHRYHEKLNFTAVIITHDIPDIFYIAHTVNILDEGRIIFSGSPVALEQSSDPGLYTYTHGHEMLIDELTGLHNRLSLMRKVEAFGAEAQGSEQLVLVTVRLLGMRTMMDYKGDLLAHAFIRKLAKFVSSFLPEGACAGMFSKEILVIAAKTTDESTLELFLSQLEAFFTNLTIETYCHKHRLQVEIGGALVTQGLSAYSAIQEALATSKKYV; via the coding sequence ATGAGCAGCACAACACCTCTCATTCAACTGCGCAATATTTCGAAGGCGTTCGGCGGCAGGGAAATCCTGCGGGGAGCGACTCTCGACATCCAGCGAAACGAGATCACCGCCATCATCGGAAAGAGCGGCGGCGGCAAGAGCGTCCTGGTCAAGCACATCATCGGGCTGATCACCGCCGACAGCGGGGAGATCATCTTCGACGGACTTCCCTATTCAACCATGAAGCGAAAGGATTTCTCGGCGATCAAGAACCGCTGCAGCTACATGTTTCAGAACAACGCGCTCTTCGATTCCATGACCGTGTTCGAGAACATCGCCCTGCCCCTGCGGGAAAAATTCAAGCTCGGCAAAAAGGACCTGGAAGACAAGGTCCGCGCACGCATCGAACAGCTCGAACTGACCGAAGTCGCGCAGATGTATCCGAAACAGATTTCCGGCGGCATGCAGAAACGCGTGGCCCTGGCGCGGGCGCTGGTCACGGAACCCGAGATCATCTTTTTCGACGAACCGACCACGGGTCTCGACCCCATCCGCAAGAAGACGGTCTTCTCCATGATCCACCGCTACCATGAAAAGCTCAATTTCACGGCGGTGATCATCACCCACGACATCCCCGACATTTTCTACATCGCGCACACCGTGAACATTCTCGACGAGGGCCGGATCATCTTTTCCGGATCGCCCGTGGCCCTGGAACAGTCCTCGGACCCGGGGCTTTACACCTACACTCACGGCCACGAGATGCTCATCGACGAATTGACGGGCCTGCACAACAGGCTCTCGCTCATGCGCAAGGTCGAGGCCTTCGGGGCCGAAGCCCAAGGCTCCGAGCAGCTTGTTCTGGTCACGGTCAGGCTTCTGGGCATGAGGACCATGATGGACTACAAGGGAGACCTTCTGGCCCACGCCTTCATCAGAAAGCTGGCCAAGTTCGTGAGTTCCTTTCTGCCCGAGGGTGCCTGTGCGGGCATGTTTTCCAAGGAAATTCTGGTCATTGCGGCCAAGACCACAGACGAGTCGACACTTGAGCTGTTTCTAAGCCAGCTTGAGGCATTCTTCACCAACCTGACCATTGAAACATATTGTCACAAGCACAGACTTCAGGTCGAGATCGGCGGCGCGCTGGTAACCCAAGGACTGAGCGCCTATTCGGCCATTCAGGAAGCACTTGCAACATCCAAGAAGTACGTATGA
- a CDS encoding MlaA family lipoprotein: protein MNKRLLLLCLTLCVILLQGCAGKKSSSALNQDVAAGQEYEETYGEGEGNGPYPDHLEGFNRGVFSFNDGFITYVFTPIDTVYTGFFPPDIRTGFGNFYRNLGYPVRLINALLQFKFDKMAKETASFALNTFFGVGGLFNITHNMPSLQSSPEDFSQTLAFYGLDSGTYLVLPILGPTTLRDAVGSVADSFAHPLSFVTPDSAKYALIGHDRANSASAKLPAYKSIKEESFDHYTSMKDVYFQYRLGLEKE, encoded by the coding sequence ATGAATAAGCGTCTTCTCCTGCTCTGCCTGACCTTGTGCGTGATCCTGCTTCAGGGATGCGCCGGCAAGAAATCCAGCTCTGCCCTGAATCAAGACGTGGCGGCGGGTCAGGAATACGAGGAAACTTACGGCGAAGGCGAAGGAAATGGGCCCTACCCCGACCATCTGGAAGGTTTCAACCGGGGAGTCTTTTCGTTCAACGACGGTTTCATCACCTACGTGTTCACACCCATCGACACGGTCTACACCGGATTTTTCCCGCCGGACATACGCACCGGATTCGGTAACTTCTACCGCAATCTCGGGTATCCCGTGCGTCTCATCAACGCCCTCCTGCAGTTCAAGTTCGACAAGATGGCCAAAGAGACCGCGTCCTTCGCCCTGAACACGTTTTTCGGCGTGGGCGGCCTTTTCAACATCACCCACAACATGCCGAGCCTGCAATCCTCCCCCGAGGATTTCAGCCAGACCCTGGCCTTTTACGGCCTGGACTCAGGCACGTATCTGGTGCTGCCCATCCTCGGGCCGACCACCCTGCGTGATGCCGTGGGCTCCGTCGCGGACTCCTTTGCGCACCCTCTCTCCTTCGTGACCCCGGACAGCGCAAAGTACGCACTGATCGGACATGACAGGGCCAACTCGGCCTCGGCCAAACTCCCAGCCTACAAGAGCATCAAGGAGGAATCCTTCGATCACTACACGAGCATGAAGGACGTCTATTTCCAGTACAGACTCGGCCTGGAGAAGGAATGA
- a CDS encoding FecCD family ABC transporter permease: MNDRRHTRAWLAMAAAVPLSIYAALFFGSYPLPAEAIHNALATMLHGQIESQDLVIVRDIRLGRILLSFLTGAALAVSGGVFQGLLRNPLADPFTLGISSGAACGAALALGMGWTVAGLSTLPLAALGGAFAAMSLVLAMSRLAGDFSRESLVLGGIVVSTFLGAAIALIKSLNEESVAAIVFWIMGSFQGRGFEHVGLMLPYMIAGSALVLFLARELDILGLGSEQAAQVGVPVGRARIGLLIGAGMLTAAAVSVSGIIGFVGLVVPHLVRMLIGPDSRPLLLFSALGGGILLLWSDVLARTILSHGAELPVGVVTALFGGPFFCLIMARGRRP; this comes from the coding sequence ATGAACGACAGGCGACACACAAGGGCATGGCTGGCCATGGCGGCAGCCGTGCCCCTTTCCATCTATGCGGCCCTTTTTTTCGGGTCCTACCCCCTGCCCGCTGAGGCCATCCATAACGCCCTCGCGACCATGCTCCATGGCCAAATCGAGAGTCAGGACCTGGTCATCGTACGCGACATCCGGCTGGGTCGCATCCTGCTTTCGTTCCTGACCGGCGCGGCTCTGGCCGTATCCGGCGGCGTTTTTCAAGGCCTGCTGCGCAACCCGCTGGCCGACCCGTTCACCCTGGGGATATCCAGCGGCGCGGCCTGCGGCGCGGCCCTGGCTCTCGGCATGGGCTGGACCGTGGCTGGACTTTCGACCCTCCCGCTGGCCGCGCTCGGCGGAGCGTTCGCCGCCATGAGCCTGGTCCTGGCCATGAGCAGGCTGGCCGGAGACTTCTCCCGCGAGAGCCTTGTCCTGGGCGGAATCGTCGTCTCCACCTTCCTCGGCGCGGCCATCGCCCTCATCAAGTCATTGAACGAGGAATCGGTGGCGGCCATCGTGTTCTGGATCATGGGCAGCTTTCAGGGGCGGGGATTCGAGCACGTGGGGCTCATGCTGCCGTACATGATCGCAGGCTCCGCCCTGGTCCTTTTCCTGGCCCGGGAACTCGACATCCTGGGCCTCGGGTCCGAGCAGGCGGCGCAGGTCGGCGTACCCGTTGGACGGGCGCGCATCGGCCTGCTCATCGGCGCCGGAATGCTGACCGCCGCGGCAGTCAGCGTCTCCGGCATCATCGGCTTCGTCGGTCTGGTGGTGCCCCATCTGGTGCGCATGCTCATCGGACCGGACTCCAGACCCCTGCTTCTTTTTTCGGCCCTGGGCGGGGGTATCCTGCTGCTTTGGTCCGACGTCCTGGCCCGCACCATCCTTTCCCACGGAGCGGAATTACCCGTGGGCGTGGTCACCGCCCTGTTTGGCGGCCCCTTCTTCTGCCTGATCATGGCCAGGGGACGCAGGCCGTGA
- a CDS encoding amphi-Trp domain-containing protein has product MSDKKKLVSVEETRLAYMTGMLLKEIADGLSKRKFEFKTADGPITVTVPKDVDIEYSVVQKDKEGETKTKLEIEISWKS; this is encoded by the coding sequence ATGTCCGACAAGAAGAAGCTCGTTAGCGTAGAAGAAACCCGCCTGGCCTACATGACCGGGATGCTGCTCAAGGAAATCGCGGACGGCCTGTCCAAACGCAAGTTCGAATTCAAGACCGCTGACGGCCCCATTACGGTGACCGTGCCCAAGGATGTGGATATCGAGTACAGTGTGGTGCAAAAGGACAAGGAAGGCGAAACCAAGACCAAGCTTGAAATCGAGATTTCCTGGAAATCCTGA
- a CDS encoding TRAP transporter large permease has product MSPAGIGFLGIAIMLLLFATRMPVAFVMGVVGFVGFSVLTSVQGGLNMLSRSMYEVFVSYDLTTIPLFILMGQLAFNAGISRRLFSTTYHFFGHIRGGLAMATVSACTAFGAVCGSSPATAATMATVAIPEMKRFGYRDRLAAGAVAAGGGLGMIMPPSVVLIIYGVLTEQSIGRLFVAGILPAFLLTGLFLGAIWVTCRRHPDYGPEAEHFSWGRRFKSLTGLIDTLIIFAVVLAGLFKGWFTPTEAASVGAFSVLVLGLVRRQLNLRLIFKSLEETLRTSCMILFLVAGAVVFGKFLAVTRIPFTTASYIGGLEIPALAVMAIIVFIYFLGGCFMDSLAMIMLTVPVFYPVVMNLGYDPIWFGVIIVLVTEMGVITPPVGINVYVVYGVTTAMKQNISLESIFRGIYPFLVATVIGIAILFFIPQIVTFLPSLM; this is encoded by the coding sequence ATGAGCCCGGCCGGAATCGGATTTTTGGGCATAGCGATCATGCTCCTGCTTTTCGCCACGCGCATGCCCGTGGCCTTTGTCATGGGCGTGGTCGGATTTGTGGGATTTTCCGTTCTGACTTCCGTTCAGGGCGGGTTGAACATGCTCAGCCGCAGCATGTACGAGGTCTTTGTCTCCTACGACCTGACGACCATTCCCCTTTTCATTCTCATGGGGCAACTGGCCTTCAACGCCGGCATCAGCAGGCGTCTTTTCTCGACTACCTACCATTTTTTCGGGCACATCCGAGGCGGACTGGCCATGGCCACGGTTTCGGCCTGCACCGCCTTTGGCGCTGTCTGCGGATCCAGTCCGGCCACGGCCGCGACCATGGCCACGGTGGCCATCCCGGAAATGAAGCGTTTCGGATATCGCGATCGTCTGGCGGCGGGAGCGGTGGCCGCGGGCGGCGGGCTTGGAATGATCATGCCGCCGAGCGTGGTGCTGATCATCTACGGCGTGCTCACGGAGCAGTCCATCGGGCGGCTTTTCGTCGCCGGAATCCTGCCTGCCTTTCTGCTGACAGGGCTGTTTCTGGGCGCGATCTGGGTCACGTGCCGACGGCATCCGGACTATGGGCCCGAGGCCGAGCATTTTTCCTGGGGCAGGCGTTTCAAGTCGCTGACCGGCCTCATCGATACGCTCATCATCTTCGCCGTTGTCCTGGCCGGGCTTTTCAAGGGCTGGTTCACCCCCACCGAAGCCGCGTCCGTAGGAGCATTCAGCGTACTGGTGCTGGGACTGGTGCGGCGTCAGCTGAACCTGCGGCTGATTTTCAAGTCCCTGGAAGAGACATTGCGCACCTCGTGCATGATCCTTTTTTTGGTGGCCGGAGCCGTGGTTTTCGGCAAATTCCTGGCCGTGACCCGCATCCCCTTCACCACGGCGAGCTACATCGGCGGCCTTGAAATTCCCGCGCTGGCGGTCATGGCCATCATCGTGTTCATCTATTTTCTCGGCGGATGCTTCATGGACTCCCTGGCCATGATCATGCTGACCGTCCCGGTCTTCTATCCGGTGGTCATGAACCTTGGCTACGATCCCATCTGGTTCGGTGTCATCATCGTGCTGGTCACGGAGATGGGGGTCATCACGCCGCCCGTGGGCATCAACGTCTACGTTGTCTACGGCGTGACCACGGCCATGAAGCAGAACATCAGCCTGGAATCCATCTTTCGCGGCATCTATCCCTTCCTGGTGGCCACGGTCATCGGCATCGCCATCCTGTTTTTCATCCCCCAGATAGTGACATTCCTGCCATCGCTCATGTGA
- a CDS encoding TetR/AcrR family transcriptional regulator, producing the protein MARKQQEKSLQTQRELLDSAEKLFAAKGFVATTVAEITSDAGYAKGNFYRHWQSKDEIMLAIIAIKMQSYRAMRDAALQDAHSLKEVMDRILDFLETMIDDRNWSSVFLEFTIHASRNEDLRAQLNQSLYRLSNEIFDDIVAPYVRSGYPARKIGALNTALFEGFLIHSLLGTGTIDRKDFRRAAMKLALANALDTQE; encoded by the coding sequence GTGGCCAGAAAGCAGCAGGAAAAATCACTCCAGACCCAGCGCGAACTACTCGATTCGGCGGAAAAACTTTTCGCCGCCAAGGGCTTTGTCGCTACCACTGTGGCCGAGATCACCTCGGACGCAGGCTATGCCAAGGGCAATTTCTATCGGCACTGGCAAAGCAAGGACGAGATCATGCTGGCCATCATCGCCATCAAGATGCAGTCCTACCGCGCCATGCGCGACGCCGCGTTGCAGGATGCTCACAGTCTTAAAGAGGTCATGGACCGCATCCTCGATTTTCTGGAGACCATGATCGACGACCGCAACTGGAGTTCGGTCTTTCTCGAATTCACCATCCATGCCTCCCGCAACGAGGACCTGCGCGCCCAGCTCAACCAGTCCCTGTATCGTCTCTCCAACGAGATTTTCGACGACATCGTCGCGCCGTATGTGCGCAGCGGTTATCCGGCGCGCAAGATCGGCGCCCTGAACACGGCCCTGTTCGAGGGTTTTCTGATCCATTCCCTGCTCGGGACGGGGACCATCGACCGCAAGGATTTTCGCCGGGCAGCCATGAAACTCGCTCTGGCCAACGCCCTGGATACCCAGGAATAA
- a CDS encoding MlaE family ABC transporter permease, with translation MKKILAVPALLGATSLDIVKNVGQWGVFSLTAVLGMIHMRRLLPKILHDIHFIGFKSLNIIILVAFFTGMVLGLQGYYTLIKFSAEGMLGVAVALSLVRELGPVLTAIMLIGRAGSSISAEIGIMRISEQIDALSTMDVDPVRYLVTPKIIASLICFPLLTAIFDCVGILGGYFSSVLLSSRSGIFFSKIQSSLLLSDVTGGFVKSFVFAFIVITISCYCGYYTHQNQSSAGAEGVSNSTTSAVVQSCVYVLVSDYVITSFLM, from the coding sequence ATGAAAAAAATATTGGCCGTCCCCGCACTGCTCGGGGCAACATCGCTTGATATCGTCAAGAACGTGGGACAGTGGGGAGTCTTCTCCCTGACTGCTGTTCTGGGCATGATCCACATGCGCCGCCTTCTGCCCAAGATTCTCCACGACATACATTTCATTGGCTTCAAGTCCCTGAACATCATCATTCTCGTGGCCTTCTTCACGGGCATGGTCCTTGGACTGCAAGGCTACTACACCCTGATCAAGTTCAGCGCCGAAGGCATGCTCGGCGTGGCCGTGGCCCTGTCCCTGGTGCGTGAACTCGGGCCGGTGCTGACGGCGATCATGCTCATCGGCCGGGCCGGTTCGAGCATCAGCGCCGAGATCGGGATCATGCGCATCTCCGAGCAGATCGACGCCCTTTCGACCATGGACGTGGACCCTGTCCGCTATCTGGTCACGCCCAAGATCATCGCCTCGCTGATCTGTTTTCCGCTCCTGACCGCGATTTTCGATTGCGTGGGCATCCTGGGCGGTTATTTTTCCTCCGTGCTCCTAAGCTCCCGTTCGGGGATCTTCTTCAGCAAAATCCAGTCGAGCCTGCTCCTGTCCGACGTAACCGGAGGGTTCGTCAAATCCTTTGTCTTTGCCTTCATCGTCATCACCATATCCTGCTACTGCGGATATTACACGCACCAGAACCAATCCAGCGCCGGTGCGGAAGGCGTGAGCAACTCAACGACATCCGCCGTTGTCCAGTCATGCGTTTACGTATTGGTCTCCGACTACGTCATAACGTCTTTTTTGATGTGA
- a CDS encoding HAD hydrolase family protein: MTDRYRGIFVSDLDGTLLRNGRISDGDLRAFRGLRDQGIMRVIATGRSLYSARACLADDFPADYLILSTGNQIVNWPTQEVMRSSFMTGREVQDICRFLSGLGLSFMVHDEFPHSHRFEYHRGHGNVADFDRRLALYADHGRENTGSREMRAASQIVAIVDGNDAAMHDRVSRELGNHSVIRATSPLDGQSVWIEIFAADVSKASGIMHLVDHHDLHGAPSAAIGNDHNDRDMLELVQMSFKVADAFLDNEGKYITTPENSDAVAFAIAHYMERFHAGMTEA; encoded by the coding sequence ATGACCGATCGATACCGCGGAATATTCGTCAGCGACCTCGACGGGACATTGCTGCGGAACGGCCGGATCTCCGATGGCGATCTGCGGGCCTTCAGAGGGCTGCGCGATCAGGGGATAATGCGCGTCATCGCCACGGGGCGCTCGCTGTATTCGGCCAGGGCCTGTCTTGCGGATGATTTTCCGGCCGATTACCTGATCCTCTCGACCGGAAACCAGATCGTGAACTGGCCGACGCAGGAGGTCATGCGCTCGTCCTTCATGACGGGGCGTGAAGTGCAGGATATCTGCCGTTTCCTGTCCGGGCTCGGACTGAGCTTCATGGTGCACGATGAATTTCCGCACAGCCATCGTTTCGAGTACCACCGGGGGCACGGAAACGTCGCGGATTTCGATCGACGGCTGGCCCTGTACGCAGACCACGGACGGGAAAACACAGGCTCGCGCGAAATGCGCGCCGCATCCCAGATCGTGGCTATCGTTGACGGAAACGACGCGGCAATGCATGACCGCGTCAGCCGGGAACTGGGGAATCACAGCGTGATCAGGGCCACATCACCGCTGGATGGACAGTCCGTGTGGATCGAAATCTTCGCGGCGGATGTCTCCAAGGCCTCCGGCATAATGCATCTGGTCGATCATCACGATCTGCACGGAGCCCCAAGCGCGGCCATCGGCAACGATCACAATGACAGGGACATGCTCGAACTGGTACAGATGTCCTTCAAAGTCGCTGACGCATTTCTGGATAATGAAGGCAAATACATTACAACCCCGGAAAACAGTGACGCAGTGGCATTTGCCATCGCGCACTACATGGAAAGATTCCATGCCGGCATGACGGAAGCATGA
- the mlaD gene encoding outer membrane lipid asymmetry maintenance protein MlaD, with the protein MKTNNSSLHLSIGLFVIVGLACTAYLAMTLANTTFFAGDSYEITAKFTAVNGLRAGSNVEISGVAVGKVSSISLDQTLYQAVITMNIDNSVGIPVDSTAAIKTSGLIGDKYVSIIPGADDVLLKDQEILMDTQAALDIEEMISKYVFGSVDK; encoded by the coding sequence ATGAAGACCAACAACTCCTCCCTGCACCTTTCCATCGGCCTTTTTGTCATCGTGGGCCTCGCCTGCACGGCCTATCTGGCCATGACCCTCGCGAACACGACTTTTTTCGCCGGTGACTCCTATGAGATCACGGCCAAATTCACGGCCGTGAACGGGCTAAGAGCCGGCAGCAACGTGGAGATTTCCGGCGTGGCGGTGGGCAAGGTGTCGAGCATCTCCCTGGACCAGACCCTTTACCAGGCCGTAATTACCATGAACATCGACAATTCCGTGGGGATTCCCGTTGACTCCACGGCGGCGATCAAGACAAGCGGACTCATCGGCGACAAGTACGTGAGCATCATCCCCGGTGCCGATGATGTCCTCTTGAAAGACCAGGAAATCCTTATGGATACACAGGCAGCCCTCGATATTGAGGAAATGATTTCTAAATATGTATTTGGAAGTGTCGACAAATGA
- a CDS encoding TRAP transporter small permease, whose product MEIVEKILARIGSVMRIGGCLCLLGMALLTVADITGRLNRSPIFGSEEIVTFLAVLALGLSLPYAHSHRSHIGVEVFVQLMSTKVRRRLKLFRETLSVIFFATVTVMMWAYARDKHLSGEVSMNLGLPEYLFLYALGACFAVATLTMFVDLLQFVLQWRKS is encoded by the coding sequence GTGGAGATCGTTGAAAAAATTCTGGCACGCATCGGAAGCGTGATGCGCATCGGCGGATGCCTGTGTCTCTTGGGCATGGCGCTACTGACCGTGGCCGACATTACAGGCAGGTTGAATCGCAGCCCCATTTTCGGCTCCGAGGAGATCGTCACCTTTCTGGCCGTTCTGGCGTTGGGGCTCTCTCTGCCTTACGCGCATTCACACCGTTCGCACATCGGGGTGGAGGTCTTCGTGCAGCTCATGTCCACCAAGGTGCGCCGTCGGCTCAAGCTATTCCGCGAAACCCTGTCCGTCATTTTTTTCGCCACGGTCACGGTCATGATGTGGGCGTATGCCCGGGACAAACATCTTTCCGGTGAGGTTTCCATGAATCTGGGTTTGCCCGAATACCTCTTCCTGTACGCGCTTGGCGCGTGCTTCGCCGTGGCCACCCTGACCATGTTCGTCGACCTTCTGCAATTTGTGCTGCAATGGAGAAAATCATGA
- a CDS encoding sirohydrochlorin cobaltochelatase produces the protein MFKASHVCGLLLFFFLLALHGPVLAGHKDRPPKKGILLVAFGTTVPEARGALDHIGEKARLRFPGIEIRWAYSSRIVREKLAAQGQDFDSPAMALARMMDDGFSHVAVQSLHTIPGEEFHGLQRTVQAFSGLPKGMDSVVLGLPLLAEPADVEACASAIMASLPAERKAGEAVVLLGHGTHHPANIYYSGLQYSLNRHDPLVLVGTVEGTPSLDDVRRVLKDRKVSRVYLAPFMAVAGDHALNDMAGDEEDSWKSVLGADGLTCIPVLRGTAQVPAFVDIWLDHLQAALERLP, from the coding sequence ATGTTCAAAGCCTCGCATGTTTGCGGACTTCTTCTGTTCTTTTTTCTGCTCGCCCTGCACGGCCCGGTTCTGGCCGGACACAAGGATAGGCCGCCCAAAAAGGGAATCCTGCTGGTAGCCTTCGGCACCACCGTGCCCGAAGCGCGCGGCGCCCTGGATCACATCGGGGAGAAAGCAAGGCTGCGTTTTCCCGGCATTGAAATCCGCTGGGCCTATTCCTCGCGCATCGTGCGCGAGAAACTTGCCGCCCAGGGACAGGACTTCGATTCTCCGGCCATGGCCCTTGCACGGATGATGGACGACGGTTTCTCCCATGTGGCCGTGCAGTCCCTGCACACCATCCCGGGTGAGGAATTCCACGGCCTGCAACGCACGGTGCAGGCCTTTTCCGGCCTGCCCAAGGGCATGGACAGCGTGGTCCTGGGCCTGCCTCTGCTGGCCGAACCCGCCGACGTCGAAGCCTGCGCCTCGGCCATCATGGCCAGTCTCCCGGCAGAACGCAAAGCGGGCGAAGCCGTCGTCCTGTTGGGCCACGGCACCCACCACCCGGCGAACATCTATTACTCCGGACTGCAGTATTCCCTGAACCGGCACGATCCGCTGGTCCTGGTCGGCACCGTCGAGGGCACGCCTTCCTTGGACGACGTGCGCCGGGTCTTGAAAGACCGCAAGGTCTCAAGGGTGTATCTTGCGCCCTTCATGGCCGTGGCCGGGGACCATGCGCTGAACGACATGGCCGGAGACGAGGAGGATTCCTGGAAATCCGTGCTCGGCGCCGACGGCCTGACCTGCATTCCGGTCCTGCGAGGAACGGCACAGGTCCCGGCTTTCGTCGACATCTGGCTGGATCATCTGCAGGCGGCGCTGGAGCGCCTGCCCTGA
- a CDS encoding MlaC/ttg2D family ABC transporter substrate-binding protein translates to MRILFLFIILLLPAPAVSQDNPTSYIRANVDKVVSILTSPEYESETNKTEQLRQIEAVVDNFFDAEELSKRSLGQYWRIFTPEQKQEFQPLFLKLIKQVYLKKSITYNDEVVNYNQEIIKSDTLAEVHTTITSPNLNIPIIYYMIRKDVSWKVYDVSVENVSLIKNYRSQFRSILQNNSPDKLIATLREKTNE, encoded by the coding sequence ATGAGAATTCTGTTTCTTTTCATCATCCTGCTCCTTCCCGCGCCCGCCGTGTCGCAGGACAACCCAACAAGCTACATCCGCGCCAACGTCGACAAGGTAGTGAGCATCCTGACGTCTCCGGAATACGAGTCGGAAACGAACAAAACCGAACAATTGCGTCAGATCGAAGCTGTGGTCGACAATTTTTTTGACGCCGAAGAACTCTCCAAGCGTTCCCTGGGTCAATACTGGAGAATCTTCACTCCCGAGCAGAAGCAGGAATTTCAGCCCCTGTTCCTGAAACTCATCAAGCAGGTCTACCTCAAGAAATCCATCACCTACAATGACGAGGTGGTGAATTACAACCAGGAGATCATCAAGTCGGATACCCTGGCCGAGGTCCATACCACAATAACATCCCCCAACCTGAACATTCCGATCATCTACTACATGATCAGAAAAGACGTTTCGTGGAAGGTCTACGACGTCTCGGTGGAAAACGTGAGCCTCATCAAGAACTACCGATCCCAGTTCCGGAGCATCCTGCAAAACAATTCGCCCGACAAACTCATTGCCACCTTGAGGGAAAAAACCAATGAATAA
- a CDS encoding TRAP transporter substrate-binding protein encodes MRLFLRVATLAFVVLGFSAQAMAAGPVKLSYSNFFPPTHIQSILAEEWCREVETRSNGQVVIDYYPAGTLTKPKDCYDGVVQRISDIGLSALGYTKGRFPVLSGVDLPMGYTTGVQATTLANAVYEQFKPKEFDDVHVLYFHAHGPGKLHTAGKPVTSMEELKGMKIRATGNSASVISALGGNPVAMSMPDSYQSIQKGVVNGGIYPVETNKGWKMGEVVDYLTDTTAVAYTTTFFVVINKDVWASLSPEVQKAMTEVSRDWIPRHGKAWDDSDKEGLEFFLAQQGNAVVTLDPAEAERWTKAMEPIFGEYEAECAKVGADGKAVLDFMRANLK; translated from the coding sequence ATGAGGCTGTTCTTACGAGTCGCGACCCTGGCTTTCGTCGTTCTGGGATTTTCGGCGCAGGCCATGGCCGCGGGACCGGTCAAGCTGTCCTACAGCAATTTCTTTCCGCCGACCCACATCCAGTCAATTCTGGCAGAGGAGTGGTGCCGCGAGGTCGAGACCCGCTCAAACGGTCAGGTCGTCATCGACTACTATCCGGCGGGAACCCTGACCAAGCCCAAGGATTGCTATGACGGCGTGGTGCAGCGCATCTCGGACATCGGTCTCTCCGCGCTCGGGTACACCAAGGGACGTTTCCCGGTGCTGTCCGGAGTCGATCTGCCCATGGGCTACACGACCGGCGTGCAGGCCACGACACTGGCCAACGCCGTGTACGAGCAGTTCAAGCCCAAGGAATTCGATGACGTGCATGTCCTTTATTTCCATGCGCATGGACCTGGCAAACTGCACACCGCAGGCAAGCCCGTGACCTCCATGGAAGAACTGAAGGGCATGAAGATCCGCGCCACCGGCAACAGCGCAAGCGTCATCTCCGCCCTGGGCGGCAACCCGGTGGCCATGTCCATGCCCGATTCCTACCAGTCCATCCAGAAGGGCGTCGTCAACGGTGGAATCTATCCCGTCGAGACCAACAAGGGCTGGAAGATGGGCGAGGTAGTCGACTATTTGACGGACACCACCGCCGTGGCCTACACGACCACTTTTTTCGTGGTCATCAACAAGGATGTCTGGGCTTCACTCTCCCCCGAGGTGCAGAAAGCGATGACCGAGGTCAGCCGAGACTGGATTCCACGGCACGGAAAAGCCTGGGATGACAGCGACAAGGAAGGCCTGGAGTTTTTCCTGGCCCAGCAGGGCAACGCCGTGGTCACCCTGGATCCGGCCGAGGCCGAGCGCTGGACCAAGGCCATGGAGCCCATCTTCGGTGAATACGAGGCCGAGTGCGCCAAGGTCGGAGCGGACGGCAAGGCCGTGCTTGATTTCATGCGCGCCAATTTGAAATAG